A region of the Desulfobacter postgatei 2ac9 genome:
AGCCCACAACACCCAAAGAACAAAGAAATCTTGCCATGATGGAGATCATGTACGGGGCCGGGCTTCGGGTCTCAGAACTTGTATTTTTGAAGGTGGTTGACGTAAATCTGGACGCAGGTCTTGTCAGGGTCATGGGCAAAGGCGCTAAAGAGAGAATTGTACCCATTGGTTCAAAGGCTAAAGATGCTGCAAGGCTTTGGCTGGACCAGGGACGTCCCATGGCATTAAAGCAACTGTCAAGTGACTTTCTGTTTGTTGCAAGGGCAGGGCAGCCCATGACCCGCCAGGCATTCTGGAAAATTATAAAAAAATATGCGCTTGTTGCCGGCATTGTCCGGCCCATTTCCCCCCATACCCTGCGCCACTCCTTTGCCACCCACCTGATAGAAGGCGGGGCGGACCTGCGGTCTGTTCAGACCATGCTTGGCCATTCAGATATCTCAACCACCCAGATTTATACCCATATTTCACGGGAGTACCTGATTAAAATGCATCATGAATTTCATCCCAGAAAATAATGAGGGGAAAAAAGTTTAGAACTTGCACACTTGGTATCTGGATGATAGATTCTCAGCTTTGTTTTAAAAAATTCCCAGGTACTTTAAATGATTGATGCCATTTTAAATTCGTTGAAAAAAAGCAAGCATACCATGCTTGCCATGAATGATAGCTATGCTCCGAAAGCATGGATGATTGCCCAGCTCTTTCCCCGTTTGAACCAGCCTTTGGTTGTTGTTTTGCCGGATGCAAAAAAAGCGGCGGCATTTATTTCAGATCTTCAATTCTTTATGTCGACCGACCGGCAGCGTATCATTTTTTTCCCCGGCAGCCATTATCCGGGAGCCAAAAACATTTCATTTCATAAAGATACATCCGCCTCAAGAGTTGCCGCCCTGTTCAGCATCAGCGAGAGATTCCGGGACAGATTTCTCCTGGTGACGTATCTTGAGCCGCTTTTATCTTTTCTGATGCCCCCGGAGGTTATGACAAACAGTTTTGAACTGGTCATGGCCAATGAAGAGATTGACAGGAACGGGTTGCTGGAAAATCTTGAAGCAAGCGGATATACCCGGGCCACCCTTGTTGAGGATCCCGGGGAATATGCGGTCAGGGGCGGTATTGTCGATATATTTTCCCCGGGGCTGAAACAGCCG
Encoded here:
- the xerD gene encoding site-specific tyrosine recombinase XerD gives rise to the protein MHELADAYMDYLTIEKGLSVNSITAYGTDLASYINYLSDNGIEEIRDADTTAILGWLVYLTRQGLSAKSRARYLVSIRGFYKYLAAEKLITANPLKDIDIPKTGRHLPGVISVNEVEALLNACEPTTPKEQRNLAMMEIMYGAGLRVSELVFLKVVDVNLDAGLVRVMGKGAKERIVPIGSKAKDAARLWLDQGRPMALKQLSSDFLFVARAGQPMTRQAFWKIIKKYALVAGIVRPISPHTLRHSFATHLIEGGADLRSVQTMLGHSDISTTQIYTHISREYLIKMHHEFHPRK